A portion of the Oncorhynchus masou masou isolate Uvic2021 chromosome 11, UVic_Omas_1.1, whole genome shotgun sequence genome contains these proteins:
- the LOC135548000 gene encoding D(1)-like dopamine receptor: protein MDLNFSMVRDSDNLPERNSSKRVLTGCFLFALILTTLLGNTLVCVAVTKFRHLRSKVTNFFVISLAISDLLVAILVMPWKAATEIVGFWPFGAFCNIWVAFDIMCSTASILNLCVISVDRYWAISSPFRYERKMTPKVAFIMISVAWTLSVLISFIPVQLNWHKAAVLELNSTYGELPPDNCDSSLNRTYAISSSLISFYIPVAIMIVTYTRIYRIAQIQIRRISALERAAESAKNRHSSMGNNSNMETESSFKMSFKRETKVLKTLSVIMGVFVCCWLPFFILNCMVPFCEANSTSDFFCISPATFDVFVWFGWANSSLNPIIYAFNADFRKAFSILLGCHRLCPGSNAIEIVSINNNGAQPPASQYQPKGHIPKERNNATYVIPHSILCQEEEPQKKNQVGIKTLEKLSPPLSENLDSDADVINPITQNGQHKTVRC from the coding sequence ATGGATTTGAACTTCTCCATGGTCCGTGATAGCGATAATTTGCCAGAGAGAAACTCATCCAAGCGTGTTCTGACAGGCTGTTTTCTCTTTGCGCTCATCCTGACCACACTGCTAGGGAACACGCTGGTATGTGTTGCCGTCACCAAGTTCCGCCACCTGCGTTCAAAGGTCACCAACTTCTTTGTGATCTCTTTGGCCATCTCAGACCTGCTGGTGGCCATCTTGGTGATGCCATGGAAGGCAGCGACGGAGATCGTGGGCTTCTGGCCCTTCGGAGCCTTCTGCAACATCTGGGTGGCATTCGACATCATGTGCTCCACAGCGTCCATTTTGAACTTATGTGTCATCAGCGTGGACAGATATTGGGCGATCTCAAGCCCGTTCCGCTATGAGAGGAAGATGACACCCAAGGTGGCATTTATTATGATCAGTGTGGCATGGACTCTGTCCGTGCTTATCTCCTTCATCCCTGTGCAGTTGAACTGGCACAAGGCTGCAGTGTTGGAGCTCAACAGCACTTATGGGGAGCTGCCTCCGGACAATTGCGACTCCAGCCTTAACAGGACTTAtgccatctcctcctccctcatcagcTTCTACATCCCTGTGGCAATCATGATCGTGACTTACACCCGGATTTACAGAATTGCCCAGATACAAATCAGGAGAATCTCAGCCCTGGAGAGGGCTGCGGAGAGTGCCAAGAACCGCCACAGCAGTATGGGGAACAACTCCAACATGGAGACGGAGAGCTCCTTCAAGATGTCTTTCAAAAGAGAAACCAAAGTCCTAAAGACCCTCTCTGTCATAATGGGGGTGTTTGTATGCTGCTGGCTGCCCTTCTTTATCCTCAACTGCATGGTGCCCTTCTGTGAGGCCAACAGCACCTCTGATTTCTTCTGCATTAGCCCTGCTACATTTGACGTGTTCGTCTGGTTCGGCTGGGCCAACTCCTCACTCAACCCCATCATATATGCCTTCAACGCGGACTTCCGCAAAGCATTCTCTATCCTGCTGGGTTGCCACAGACTCTGCCCGGGCAGCAATGCCATAGAGATAGTGAGCATCAACAACAATGGAGCTCAGCCACCTGCGTCCCAGTATCAGCCTAAAGGGCACATTCCCAAGGAGAGAAACAATGCCACCTATGTGATTCCCCACAGCATCCTGTGTCAGGAGGAGGAGCCGCAGAAGAAGAATCAGGTTGGGATTAAGACCTTGGAGAAACTGTCCCCGCCTCTTTCTGAAAACTTGGACAGCGATGCAGATGTGATTAATCCTATAACTCAGAACGGCCAACACAAAACTGTGAGATGTTGA